The Terriglobia bacterium genome window below encodes:
- the pgl gene encoding 6-phosphogluconolactonase — protein MTSAPRTAYPSELLVYGDAEQLASAAAELFVKVATESISARGRFRVALSGGSTPRRVYELLATNEFSSRVDWDHADIFWGDERYVPANDRDSNYRMTYEALLRHVPLPSANIHRVPTEISPPRAAAGAYEEDIRQSLRDSVSVPQFDLVYLGLGTNGHTASLFPHSPALQETSRLVLADFVAEVSSWRISLSAPLLNRGRTVAFLVAGQEKAQVLREVLLGPRDPERLPAQLIVPEGKLLWLVDDAAAALVSDTGRQRRRA, from the coding sequence ATGACGAGCGCACCCAGGACCGCGTACCCCAGCGAGCTTCTCGTATATGGCGATGCTGAGCAACTCGCCAGCGCCGCAGCAGAGCTGTTCGTCAAAGTGGCGACGGAATCCATCAGCGCGCGCGGCCGTTTCCGGGTGGCGCTTTCCGGGGGCTCCACACCGCGCCGCGTGTACGAGTTGCTGGCGACAAACGAGTTCAGCAGCCGCGTTGATTGGGACCATGCCGACATTTTCTGGGGAGACGAGCGCTATGTCCCCGCCAATGATCGCGACAGCAACTACCGCATGACTTACGAGGCGCTGTTGCGGCACGTTCCACTGCCCTCGGCGAACATTCACCGAGTGCCGACGGAGATCAGCCCGCCTCGGGCCGCTGCCGGCGCGTATGAAGAAGATATCCGGCAAAGCTTGCGGGACTCCGTTTCCGTGCCGCAGTTCGATCTCGTCTATCTCGGACTCGGCACTAACGGCCATACGGCCTCGTTGTTTCCGCACTCGCCGGCGCTGCAGGAAACATCACGGCTGGTGCTGGCCGACTTTGTGGCCGAGGTCAGCTCGTGGCGCATCAGCCTGAGCGCTCCCCTGCTGAATCGCGGACGCACCGTGGCGTTCTTGGTAGCGGGCCAAGAGAAGGCGCAGGTCCTGCGCGAGGTCCTGCTCGGCCCTCGTGACCCTGAGCGTTTGCCCGCTCAGCTCATCGTTCCCGAAGGCAAGTTGCTCTGGCTGGTGGACGACGCGGCTGCGGCCCTGGTGTCGGATACCGGCCGCCAACGGCGGCGCGCTTAA